Proteins encoded together in one Hydrogenoanaerobacterium saccharovorans window:
- a CDS encoding SWIM zinc finger family protein: MKILFMSKRSKWGIVLILLSLILFISLLFPSITSELSLPIFDYIKSTLVLLIVGVALIIPEISYCLLPIESLWKRWEITNNSEDQKRRMLRALLDKLTLIKIDKKFRYAKYAGSTGGTYITTLNGCTCMDFLKRRVPCKHMYKLAIELGAFEPSDDLKIAAQRIADSGDYYEDFY, encoded by the coding sequence ATGAAAATATTATTTATGTCAAAACGAAGCAAGTGGGGAATCGTTCTTATACTCTTATCCTTAATTTTATTTATAAGCCTACTTTTCCCCAGTATCACGTCTGAGTTGTCGTTGCCTATATTTGATTATATTAAAAGCACTTTGGTACTATTAATTGTAGGTGTTGCTTTGATTATTCCCGAAATCTCTTATTGCTTGTTGCCAATAGAATCCCTTTGGAAAAGATGGGAAATTACTAATAATTCTGAAGATCAAAAAAGACGTATGCTACGAGCCCTATTAGATAAATTAACTCTAATTAAAATTGACAAAAAGTTTCGTTATGCAAAATATGCTGGTAGTACTGGTGGAACATACATAACCACATTAAACGGATGCACCTGCATGGACTTTTTAAAACGACGAGTACCATGTAAGCATATGTATAAACTTGCAATAGAGTTAGGTGCATTTGAGCCTTCTGATGATTTAAAAATTGCGGCACAACGAATAGCAGATTCCGGTGACTATTATGAAGATTTTTATTAA
- a CDS encoding LexA family protein, protein MITINRIRQLRLSQNMKQIDLCKRIGVTQGALSGWENEKFEPDISSLKKMSEIFSVSVDYILGIDNDPEPVIQIKKGIKIPVLGRVQAGIPVEAVEDIIDYEEIPQEMARNGEYFALEVRGDSMLPKFTEGDVVIVRKQCDVESGDIAIVRVNGDDATMKKLVKHSNGISLVPLNPSFEPMFYTNEEVHSLPIDVAGRVVELRAKF, encoded by the coding sequence GTGATAACAATAAATAGAATTAGACAATTACGCCTATCTCAAAATATGAAGCAAATTGATTTATGCAAACGAATTGGCGTAACTCAAGGTGCCCTTTCAGGATGGGAAAATGAAAAGTTCGAACCTGACATTTCATCTCTTAAAAAAATGTCTGAAATATTTTCAGTCTCCGTTGACTACATTTTAGGTATTGATAATGACCCTGAACCAGTTATTCAAATAAAAAAGGGCATAAAAATACCCGTACTCGGAAGAGTACAGGCTGGCATACCTGTCGAGGCAGTCGAAGATATTATTGATTATGAAGAAATACCACAAGAGATGGCACGAAACGGAGAATACTTTGCACTTGAAGTACGCGGAGACAGCATGCTGCCAAAGTTTACAGAAGGCGATGTTGTAATTGTACGCAAACAATGTGATGTGGAAAGTGGCGACATTGCCATTGTGCGCGTCAACGGTGACGACGCAACCATGAAAAAACTTGTAAAGCATTCAAACGGCATTTCGTTGGTACCGCTTAACCCCTCTTTTGAACCAATGTTTTATACGAACGAAGAAGTACACTCGCTGCCCATTGATGTTGCGGGCAGGGTCGTGGAGTTAAGAGCAAAATTTTAA
- a CDS encoding helix-turn-helix domain-containing protein, whose amino-acid sequence MANIEKLRRKAKLSQMQLATAMGVTQGTVSQWETGEIKPRANKLIELAKILNCSIDELFATEDVKVG is encoded by the coding sequence TTGGCGAATATAGAAAAATTACGGCGCAAAGCAAAATTGAGCCAAATGCAATTAGCAACTGCAATGGGAGTGACTCAAGGCACCGTTTCACAATGGGAAACAGGGGAGATTAAGCCAAGGGCAAACAAACTTATTGAATTAGCAAAAATATTGAATTGTTCAATTGATGAGCTGTTTGCAACAGAAGATGTAAAAGTCGGATAG
- a CDS encoding helix-turn-helix domain-containing protein translates to MSENSKNYYKMCRDNAGIIQEYAAGALGVSIRTLSDYENDKAPVPDDIVYRMCEIYDTKFLALWHLKKSKLGRFLPEIYEPDSLGDMMFSLALAKDATDESYTAIREVYRDRMLTEAEIPQLKAALAKAKEANTNLTAIIMYAETNIKELNENEDWQISDCPLHKHM, encoded by the coding sequence ATGAGCGAAAACAGCAAGAACTACTACAAAATGTGCAGAGATAATGCGGGTATTATACAGGAATATGCAGCAGGCGCGTTGGGCGTATCTATCCGCACCTTGTCGGATTACGAAAACGACAAAGCGCCCGTGCCCGACGATATTGTTTACCGCATGTGCGAGATTTATGATACAAAGTTTTTGGCACTGTGGCATCTGAAAAAAAGCAAACTGGGGCGTTTTCTGCCCGAAATCTACGAACCCGATTCGCTCGGCGATATGATGTTCTCTTTGGCACTTGCTAAAGATGCAACGGATGAATCGTATACCGCTATTCGTGAGGTTTATCGCGACAGAATGCTTACCGAGGCAGAAATCCCGCAGCTGAAAGCGGCGCTTGCCAAGGCAAAAGAGGCAAATACCAACCTAACCGCTATCATTATGTACGCCGAAACAAATATAAAAGAATTAAATGAGAATGAGGACTGGCAAATTTCAGATTGTCCGCTGCATAAGCATATGTGA
- a CDS encoding single-stranded DNA-binding protein: protein MYNRSVLIGRLAADAELRHTQNDVAVASFTVAANRPYKVDGKDVADFIECVAWRNTAEFVCKHFNKGKPIGVEGALQKRSYEGKDGIKRWTTEIVVDCVFFVGDSKQATNRAPLPDAPPPAASDKSGGAYANGNAVDFEEVDCYEDLPF from the coding sequence ATGTATAATCGGTCGGTTTTAATCGGCAGGCTGGCAGCAGATGCCGAGCTGAGACATACACAAAATGATGTCGCCGTGGCATCATTCACGGTTGCAGCCAATCGCCCGTATAAGGTAGATGGCAAAGACGTTGCTGATTTTATCGAATGCGTGGCATGGCGCAACACCGCCGAGTTTGTATGCAAACATTTTAACAAAGGCAAACCCATCGGCGTCGAGGGCGCACTGCAAAAACGCTCTTATGAAGGTAAGGACGGTATAAAGCGTTGGACAACTGAAATAGTGGTTGACTGCGTATTTTTTGTCGGAGACAGCAAGCAAGCAACCAACCGTGCACCGTTGCCCGATGCACCGCCACCTGCCGCAAGTGACAAAAGCGGTGGTGCTTACGCAAACGGTAATGCTGTTGATTTTGAAGAGGTAGATTGTTACGAAGATCTGCCATTTTAG